A region of the Trueperaceae bacterium genome:
CTGGCCGAGTTCGTCCGCCAGGAGTGGACCGACCTCGGCCCGCTGCTGGCGCGCCTGCCGCGGCACGTCGACAGGCTCGCCACGATGGCGGAGCACGGGCGCCTCTCCCTGCGCGCCCGCCTGCTCGCCGACGCCGACGACCGACGGTTCGTCGAGCGCCTCCTCAACCGGTCCCTGCTGGCGCTACTCAGCGTGGGCACCGGCGTGGTGTCGGTGATGCTGCTGGGCCTGCCCGCCGGCCTCCGCTTCCCCTGGTTCGAAGTGGGCCTCTACGAGGTCCTCGGCTGGATCGGCCTCTTCATCGCGATGACGCTGATGTTCAGGGTGCTCCTGGCCGTGCTGCGCAGCGAGGGCTAGCCCGGTCCGCGGGGTCTTACGTCCCTACTCGCGCCCCTCTCCCGCCTGCAACGTGGAGGTCAGCATCCGGGTTGTGAACCGGGACGAGGAGGTTCCCGCAGTGAGCGACACCCAGGGACGACCCACCCGCGGGCGTGCCGGTGGCCCCAGGGCCCTCCGCCTCGCGACGGCGGCGCTGACGGTGCTGGCGGCGCTCGCCCTGGCGCAGGAGGCGGATGAGCTGCCCAAGGGCATCGGGCCCATCGCCGAGGTGGAGCTCGGCGAGATCGACCCGGAGAGGGTGGCCGCCGGCCGGGCGACGTTCGAGTCGCTGTGCTCGGCCTGCCACAGGTTCGGCGAGCGCTACGTGGGCCCCGACCTGCTCGGCGTCACCGAGCGCCGGGCGCCCGAGTGGATCATGAACATGGTCCTCAACACCAACGAGATGCTCTTCGAGGACGACACGGCGTACGGTCTCCTCGCCGAGTACATGACGCCGATGCCGCAGCTCCCGCTCACCGAGGAGCAGGT
Encoded here:
- a CDS encoding cytochrome c: MSDTQGRPTRGRAGGPRALRLATAALTVLAALALAQEADELPKGIGPIAEVELGEIDPERVAAGRATFESLCSACHRFGERYVGPDLLGVTERRAPEWIMNMVLNTNEMLFEDDTAYGLLAEYMTPMPQLPLTEEQVRDVLEFFRHQDSQLGN